The Bacillota bacterium genome contains a region encoding:
- a CDS encoding Gfo/Idh/MocA family oxidoreductase has product MKRLGFGIVGCGVAAQWHQAALAKIPDARLVGVCDEERERAETFGRAAGVPWTSDFEEFLRFPELDVVCVCTPSGTHYPLARRALESGAHVVVEKPLALTVADADHLITLAEKQGRIISTISQLRFSDAAQRAKVLLDGGSLGRILMADLYMKFYRSPAYYRTGGWRGTWQFDGGGALMNQGIHGVDLLLWLVGSVTQVVGRTYTLFHEIEVEDVAYGLLEFANGAVGVLQATTCCNPGMPRRIEIHGEGGTLILEDDRLVVRDPEGQESVVVAGEEATGVASDPTALAAEGHLRQLTDVVSAIQRGEQPLVDGRQGRNAVALITGLYRSAQTGKPVAF; this is encoded by the coding sequence ATGAAAAGACTAGGCTTTGGTATCGTCGGCTGTGGTGTGGCGGCCCAGTGGCATCAGGCCGCGTTAGCCAAGATTCCAGACGCAAGGTTAGTCGGTGTTTGCGACGAAGAGAGGGAGCGGGCGGAGACCTTCGGACGGGCAGCGGGTGTCCCCTGGACCAGCGATTTTGAAGAGTTCCTGCGTTTTCCGGAACTTGATGTGGTGTGTGTCTGTACACCAAGCGGTACCCATTATCCCCTGGCCCGGCGTGCCTTGGAGTCCGGTGCCCATGTGGTTGTGGAAAAACCCCTGGCTTTGACGGTGGCCGATGCGGATCACCTGATTACCCTGGCCGAAAAGCAGGGTCGGATCATCTCTACCATCAGTCAACTGCGGTTTTCCGATGCGGCCCAAAGGGCGAAGGTGCTTCTGGATGGGGGAAGCCTCGGTCGAATCCTGATGGCCGATCTGTATATGAAGTTTTACCGCAGTCCCGCGTACTACCGCACTGGGGGCTGGCGAGGCACCTGGCAGTTCGATGGAGGCGGTGCCCTAATGAACCAGGGTATCCATGGGGTGGATCTTTTGCTGTGGCTTGTGGGATCCGTCACCCAGGTGGTGGGCAGGACTTATACCCTCTTCCATGAGATTGAAGTGGAGGACGTGGCTTACGGCCTGTTGGAGTTCGCCAACGGTGCGGTAGGGGTTCTCCAGGCCACCACCTGCTGCAACCCCGGGATGCCACGGAGAATCGAGATCCACGGGGAAGGGGGCACTCTCATCCTAGAGGACGACCGGCTGGTAGTCAGGGACCCGGAAGGACAGGAGTCGGTGGTGGTGGCGGGCGAGGAGGCCACCGGTGTGGCCAGTGACCCGACGGCCCTTGCTGCCGAAGGACATCTTCGCCAGCTGACTGATGTGGTGTCCGCCATCCAAAG
- a CDS encoding Gfo/Idh/MocA family oxidoreductase encodes MIRIGCVNIDVSHPLAFSRYLQKGNRARYVAVYNDGFRGDDEVEAFIKNHGLEKRCDTLEELAEYVDIGFIQGCNWDKHVEHARPFIERGKPVFIDKPIVGNLKDLLTLEEWAKSGAVVLGGSSVRYAEEIVGLVQTPEAERGRILNVFGTAGLDEFNYGVHIVEGIGAILGTGAVSTQYVGSGQTEDQICETYYIRFQNGTTAIYNLWRGIWQPFVLVAMTTKTTYHLQVDTSKIYGQLLDRICDFLETGKSTLASWEALKESILIMLAGRISREQGGKVVRLDEVPLDDPGYDGYAFEEEYAAGAKKMYL; translated from the coding sequence ATGATTCGAATTGGTTGTGTTAATATCGATGTCTCGCACCCCTTGGCTTTCTCCAGGTATCTGCAGAAAGGCAACCGGGCCCGCTATGTCGCTGTGTATAACGATGGCTTTCGCGGCGATGATGAGGTAGAGGCCTTCATCAAGAACCATGGCCTGGAGAAACGTTGCGATACCTTAGAGGAACTGGCGGAATATGTGGATATTGGCTTTATCCAAGGATGTAACTGGGATAAACACGTGGAACATGCAAGGCCCTTTATTGAGCGGGGTAAGCCTGTGTTTATCGACAAGCCGATCGTGGGAAACCTGAAAGACCTGTTGACCCTAGAGGAGTGGGCAAAATCGGGGGCCGTGGTTCTCGGGGGCTCCTCGGTGCGTTATGCCGAAGAGATCGTCGGTTTGGTGCAGACCCCGGAAGCAGAACGGGGTCGGATCCTCAATGTCTTTGGTACTGCAGGGCTTGATGAGTTTAACTATGGAGTACACATCGTCGAAGGCATCGGCGCTATCCTGGGTACTGGGGCGGTGAGCACCCAGTATGTAGGGAGCGGTCAGACCGAGGACCAGATCTGCGAGACCTACTATATACGTTTCCAGAACGGGACCACCGCCATCTATAACCTTTGGCGCGGGATCTGGCAACCTTTTGTCCTGGTGGCCATGACGACGAAGACTACGTACCATCTACAGGTGGACACCAGCAAAATCTACGGTCAACTTTTGGATCGCATCTGTGATTTCCTCGAAACGGGGAAGAGTACTTTAGCTTCCTGGGAAGCTCTGAAAGAATCGATCCTGATTATGCTGGCCGGGCGGATCTCCAGAGAACAGGGGGGCAAAGTAGTGCGCTTGGATGAGGTTCCCCTAGACGATCCCGGCTATGATGGTTATGCCTTTGAGGAAGAATACGCGGCCGGGGCAAAGAAGATGTATCTGTAA
- a CDS encoding Gfo/Idh/MocA family oxidoreductase, whose protein sequence is MVKVGLIGCGSFAMGMHVPNLMKNPKYKIQATMDLNEEVARKAQEKTGAAYFTTDVNRLLQDPEIDAVFITTRHDSHASLSVQTAEAGKHVFCEKPMGLNREECRRVAEAVKANGVKYTIGYNRGMAPLVTNARELLREVSGKKLIYHRLQAPFPAQHWTHDPLVGGGRFIGEGCHIFDLLCELVEAPPVSVYAAGGTFLDPEKVSIPDSGIVTITFADGSVGTTLISSAGCPDFPKEATEIYCDHRAIYIVDFCRMEYYGFRGQKKVSMEFAAVDKGQAVEIDLFADAILKDTAPPNDLMKAARAAVISFKVNESIATGAPVSIEEEEYCF, encoded by the coding sequence ATGGTGAAAGTAGGTTTGATTGGTTGTGGTTCCTTCGCAATGGGGATGCATGTACCGAATCTTATGAAGAATCCAAAGTACAAGATCCAGGCCACAATGGATCTCAATGAGGAGGTCGCACGAAAGGCTCAGGAGAAGACGGGAGCGGCGTATTTCACCACTGACGTTAATCGTTTGTTGCAGGATCCCGAGATCGATGCGGTGTTCATCACTACCCGCCACGATTCCCACGCAAGCCTGTCGGTGCAAACCGCGGAGGCAGGAAAACATGTCTTCTGCGAAAAGCCGATGGGGCTCAACCGGGAAGAATGCCGACGGGTGGCCGAGGCCGTGAAGGCAAATGGGGTGAAGTATACTATTGGGTATAACCGCGGGATGGCGCCCCTGGTGACTAATGCCCGGGAGCTTCTGCGGGAAGTATCCGGTAAGAAGCTGATCTACCACCGCCTCCAGGCGCCCTTCCCCGCCCAACATTGGACCCATGATCCCTTGGTCGGGGGTGGGCGGTTCATTGGAGAGGGCTGCCATATCTTTGACCTGCTTTGTGAGCTGGTGGAAGCACCACCGGTCTCGGTCTATGCCGCCGGTGGTACTTTTCTTGATCCTGAAAAGGTGAGTATCCCTGACAGTGGCATTGTTACCATTACCTTTGCCGACGGCTCGGTGGGTACTACCTTAATCTCCAGTGCCGGTTGTCCTGACTTTCCTAAGGAAGCCACGGAGATCTACTGCGACCATCGGGCCATCTACATCGTGGATTTTTGCCGGATGGAGTACTACGGTTTCCGGGGGCAGAAAAAGGTCAGTATGGAGTTTGCCGCGGTGGACAAAGGGCAAGCGGTGGAGATCGACCTGTTTGCCGATGCCATCCTAAAGGACACCGCACCACCCAATGACCTTATGAAGGCGGCACGGGCTGCGGTGATCAGCTTCAAGGTCAACGAGTCCATCGCGACCGGTGCTCCGGTAAGCATTGAAGAAGAGGAATACTGTTTTTGA
- a CDS encoding L-alanine-DL-glutamate epimerase encodes MEGGDSMLTVSRIGLNFEREALSTPFGFKGNYLTELWQVVALLESDHAAGVGLGVQSVLWSDAQTFARYPEAVGNGMMFLMTAYALELAKGRTFTTPLELLEELLPKTHAWGCQLTGNPNLPVTFALNALVPVDDAAWLLYAQEKGISTFSDLIPEDVRSALGARHTSLACIPLVTYGMDLEEVRRLVQEGHFFLKIKIGSDPAKDGDPQKMLEWDQQRLLAIHQAVKDYETPYTDCGYPVYYLDANGRYDSKERVWQLLDFAAEIGALDRIVLFEEPFPAAYKVDVADLPVTMAVDESAHSVQDVAERIQLGYRAIALKPIAKTLSMSFKMIEMAYRHGVYCFCADLTVNPLLVDWNKNVAARLAPLPGVKIGVLEANGPWNYRDWERLKSYHPCDGASWLVPRQGLFSLDEGFYEQSGGIFQPSPHYWGLVGQQVE; translated from the coding sequence ATGGAAGGTGGTGACAGCATGCTTACGGTTAGTCGAATTGGTCTCAACTTCGAAAGAGAGGCCTTGTCCACCCCCTTCGGGTTCAAAGGAAACTATCTTACAGAGCTTTGGCAGGTGGTGGCGTTATTGGAAAGCGACCACGCCGCTGGAGTTGGGCTGGGGGTGCAAAGTGTGCTTTGGTCCGACGCGCAGACTTTTGCCCGCTATCCCGAGGCGGTGGGCAATGGGATGATGTTTCTGATGACCGCCTATGCCCTGGAACTGGCTAAGGGAAGAACCTTCACCACACCGCTGGAGCTTCTGGAGGAGCTTCTGCCAAAGACCCACGCCTGGGGCTGTCAGCTTACGGGAAACCCTAATCTGCCGGTGACCTTTGCCCTAAACGCCCTTGTTCCAGTGGATGATGCCGCCTGGCTCCTTTATGCCCAGGAAAAGGGGATTAGCACCTTTTCGGACCTGATCCCTGAAGACGTAAGGTCCGCCCTCGGGGCCCGGCATACCTCCCTGGCCTGTATCCCGCTTGTTACCTACGGCATGGACCTGGAGGAAGTCCGCAGACTAGTGCAGGAAGGCCACTTTTTCCTAAAGATCAAGATCGGGTCTGACCCGGCCAAGGACGGGGATCCCCAGAAGATGCTGGAGTGGGATCAGCAACGTCTTTTGGCCATCCACCAGGCGGTGAAGGACTATGAGACCCCTTATACCGACTGTGGTTATCCCGTGTATTACCTAGACGCTAACGGTCGCTATGATAGCAAGGAACGGGTGTGGCAGCTTCTGGACTTTGCGGCGGAGATCGGTGCCTTGGACCGGATCGTGCTCTTTGAAGAGCCCTTCCCCGCGGCCTACAAAGTGGATGTGGCCGATCTGCCCGTTACCATGGCGGTTGATGAAAGCGCCCATTCGGTCCAAGACGTGGCCGAGAGGATCCAGCTGGGTTACCGGGCCATTGCCCTCAAACCCATTGCCAAGACCCTTAGCATGAGCTTTAAGATGATCGAGATGGCATACCGGCACGGTGTCTACTGTTTTTGCGCCGACCTTACGGTAAATCCTCTACTGGTAGATTGGAACAAAAATGTTGCTGCCCGACTCGCCCCCCTGCCCGGGGTGAAGATCGGTGTGCTGGAAGCAAACGGCCCGTGGAATTACCGGGACTGGGAAAGACTAAAAAGCTACCATCCCTGCGATGGCGCTTCGTGGCTTGTACCCCGGCAGGGACTGTTTTCCCTGGACGAGGGATTCTATGAACAAAGCGGTGGCATCTTTCAGCCAAGCCCCCACTATTGGGGCTTGGTCGGGCAACAAGTTGAATAG
- a CDS encoding helix-turn-helix transcriptional regulator → MAESTLKQAFREYTGKPIIQYHNEKRIEEAKRLIREEKHTITAIAEKLGFSSVHYFSRCFKKCTGLSPTAYLSSLRAKLDTLSQQKHGNG, encoded by the coding sequence TTGGCGGAGAGCACCCTAAAGCAGGCCTTCCGTGAATATACGGGAAAGCCCATCATTCAGTATCATAATGAGAAACGCATCGAGGAGGCCAAACGTCTAATCCGGGAGGAGAAGCATACCATTACCGCCATAGCGGAAAAACTAGGGTTTAGCTCGGTTCACTATTTTTCCAGATGTTTCAAGAAATGTACAGGCTTGTCGCCTACCGCATACTTGTCCAGTCTTCGGGCTAAATTGGATACCCTCTCACAGCAGAAGCATGGCAACGGGTAG
- a CDS encoding glucosamine-6-phosphate isomerase codes for MDLISTLENSLLEEFYPAGWDLAKIDRCCAHPPESISDRQPFWHPDFTPFPCDNVADFNVYMGHEIARHIRDSREAGRKLVLILPVGPMGMYRWVTYFLREWNVPCDHVYGFNMDEWSDAQGNTLHSENPGSFTNAMEQAFYGPLGSLTIPENQRFFATKEQLPQYPERIAQLKAENAKIVLVFGVGRVCHIAFWEPHFAADFTSEEEWKAQTHRLGAKLHPLTIEQNAITSFKSRTTLVPCFANTIGPGVFLQADEIVGGCDGALSRGMQWQGMSLWITLRYGPDIWLPSTYMPTLPGKLFYLRELAGPLTPDCN; via the coding sequence GTGGACTTAATCAGCACCCTGGAAAATTCCCTGTTGGAGGAGTTTTACCCCGCCGGCTGGGACCTGGCCAAGATTGACCGCTGTTGTGCCCATCCCCCAGAGAGCATCTCGGATCGGCAGCCTTTCTGGCACCCGGACTTTACACCTTTCCCCTGTGACAATGTGGCCGATTTCAACGTTTATATGGGCCATGAGATCGCCCGGCACATAAGGGACAGCCGCGAAGCGGGCCGCAAACTGGTACTGATCCTGCCCGTGGGACCCATGGGCATGTACCGTTGGGTCACCTATTTCCTCCGGGAATGGAACGTACCCTGCGATCACGTTTACGGGTTCAACATGGATGAGTGGAGCGACGCACAGGGAAACACGCTCCATTCGGAAAATCCCGGGTCCTTTACAAACGCCATGGAGCAGGCCTTCTATGGTCCTTTAGGCTCCCTTACGATTCCCGAAAATCAACGCTTCTTTGCCACCAAGGAGCAACTGCCCCAGTATCCGGAGCGGATCGCCCAGCTTAAAGCAGAGAACGCAAAAATTGTCCTAGTGTTCGGCGTTGGTCGGGTTTGTCACATCGCCTTCTGGGAGCCCCATTTCGCTGCGGATTTCACAAGTGAAGAGGAATGGAAAGCGCAAACTCATCGTCTAGGGGCAAAACTCCACCCCCTCACCATTGAGCAAAATGCCATCACCAGCTTCAAAAGCCGTACAACCCTTGTGCCTTGTTTTGCCAACACCATTGGCCCAGGGGTCTTCCTGCAGGCCGATGAGATCGTCGGCGGCTGTGATGGGGCCTTGTCCCGAGGCATGCAGTGGCAGGGCATGAGCCTGTGGATCACCTTACGATATGGACCCGATATTTGGCTTCCTTCGACCTACATGCCAACCTTGCCCGGCAAGCTCTTCTACTTGCGGGAACTGGCCGGTCCCCTTACCCCCGACTGCAATTAG